One window from the genome of Dolosigranulum savutiense encodes:
- a CDS encoding DUF4093 domain-containing protein has translation MGLIGRDYSAGLRDKLGQKLRIGYTNGKQLKKRLELFGISEDEVERALEELKESDGSD, from the coding sequence ATGGGCTTGATAGGAAGAGATTATTCGGCCGGGCTGAGAGATAAGTTGGGGCAGAAACTCAGGATTGGGTACACGAATGGCAAGCAGCTGAAGAAGCGGTTGGAGTTGTTCGGGATTAGTGAGGATGAAGTCGAGAGGGCGTTGGAAGAATTAAAGGAGAGTGACGGAAGTGACTAG
- a CDS encoding HAMP domain-containing sensor histidine kinase, with amino-acid sequence MKLPYFYQQMLGFFAVIVTLMYISIFSFFHFTRNAAQEATQNDLFKYAETVVENIYLYQNVEREQALLNKFDINLFVANEHGDVIYPHSPELGQSTIVPEEIDQLREGQRVTSVVEYKTAENKVEEMMLVYVPFFTQSTQEFSGFVAAATPVSMVTSEIVQLETQLFRAFLIATIIAIIISALLARYQVNRINHLREAAHTVAEGEYDVRVEHGDRDELDALSRDFNKMVLALEETEKALNRQEERRKTFMQDAAHEMRTPLTTINGLLEGLEHNVIAENNRLRSIQLMRKETTRLIRLVNENLDYENIRSNHIKLNKTHIPLKNIFSEIRYQMDKLADESNNHLEIAEGNELTVYADYDRLKQIFVNLIKNAIQFTENGKVSVKAWKSEYGTVIEIADTGIGMNEEQLANIWERYYKADASRRNTKYGESGLGLSIVQQLITLHDARIDVTSEEGVGTTFRLEFPDSPEQAQGLNRQGKKDLIE; translated from the coding sequence ATGAAGCTACCTTATTTTTACCAGCAAATGCTGGGCTTCTTTGCGGTCATTGTGACGTTAATGTATATTTCAATTTTTTCTTTCTTTCACTTTACGCGTAATGCGGCACAAGAAGCCACACAGAATGATTTATTTAAATATGCAGAGACGGTTGTGGAGAATATTTATCTGTATCAAAACGTAGAGCGCGAACAAGCTTTATTGAATAAATTTGATATTAATTTATTTGTGGCGAACGAACATGGTGATGTCATTTATCCACATTCGCCGGAGTTAGGTCAGAGTACGATTGTGCCAGAAGAGATTGATCAGCTAAGAGAAGGGCAACGAGTTACGTCTGTTGTAGAGTATAAGACAGCTGAGAATAAGGTGGAGGAAATGATGTTAGTATATGTTCCTTTCTTCACCCAGAGCACGCAAGAGTTCAGTGGATTTGTAGCAGCAGCTACGCCAGTTAGTATGGTGACGAGTGAAATTGTGCAGTTAGAGACCCAACTTTTTCGTGCTTTTTTAATCGCAACAATTATTGCGATTATTATTAGCGCTTTGTTAGCACGTTATCAGGTGAATCGGATCAATCATTTGCGAGAAGCGGCACATACGGTGGCAGAAGGTGAGTATGATGTGCGGGTGGAGCATGGTGATCGTGATGAATTAGATGCGTTGTCACGTGATTTTAACAAGATGGTACTGGCACTGGAAGAGACTGAAAAAGCCTTGAACCGACAAGAAGAGCGACGAAAGACCTTCATGCAGGATGCAGCTCATGAGATGCGGACGCCACTGACAACGATCAATGGGTTGTTAGAAGGATTAGAACATAATGTGATTGCCGAGAATAACCGTCTGCGCAGTATTCAACTGATGCGCAAAGAAACGACGCGCTTGATCAGACTTGTTAATGAGAATTTAGATTATGAAAATATTCGCTCCAATCATATTAAGTTGAACAAAACCCATATTCCCCTTAAAAATATCTTTAGTGAAATTCGTTATCAGATGGATAAATTAGCAGATGAATCAAATAACCACTTAGAGATTGCAGAGGGGAATGAGCTAACCGTTTATGCTGATTATGACCGGTTAAAGCAGATTTTTGTTAATTTAATTAAAAATGCCATTCAATTTACCGAAAATGGGAAAGTATCGGTGAAGGCTTGGAAAAGTGAGTACGGGACAGTAATTGAAATTGCTGATACCGGTATTGGGATGAATGAAGAGCAGCTGGCTAATATTTGGGAACGATATTATAAAGCAGATGCTTCCAGACGAAATACGAAATATGGTGAATCAGGGTTAGGTTTATCCATTGTTCAGCAACTTATCACACTACATGATGCGCGGATTGATGTGACCAGTGAAGAAGGAGTCGGCACAACATTTCGCTTAGAATTTCCGGACTCACCAGAACAAGCGCAAGGATTAAACCGCCAAGGCAAAAAAGATTTAATCGAATAA
- the rnmV gene encoding ribonuclease M5, translating into MQVKEVIVVEGRDDTQRIKLAVDADTIETNGSAIDREVIDQIKHAQAKRGVIVFTDPDFPGEKIRKIISREVPGVKHAFLTQDEARPSHKGSLGIEHASRESIRQALSAVYTEQTNTSTSEPVSKAFLMKHGLIARSNSAELRAELGRRLRIGYTNGKQLQKRLALFGLTEADVESALAEINKPN; encoded by the coding sequence ATGCAGGTGAAAGAAGTAATCGTTGTGGAAGGTCGCGATGATACGCAACGGATAAAACTAGCTGTGGATGCTGACACGATTGAAACAAATGGGTCAGCGATTGATAGGGAGGTCATTGATCAGATTAAACATGCCCAAGCCAAGCGCGGTGTCATTGTCTTTACTGATCCGGACTTTCCTGGTGAAAAAATTCGAAAAATCATCTCGCGTGAAGTACCAGGTGTCAAGCACGCGTTCTTAACACAGGATGAAGCTCGCCCCAGCCATAAAGGAAGTCTAGGCATCGAACATGCTAGCCGAGAGAGTATCCGGCAGGCTTTATCAGCGGTGTATACTGAACAAACTAACACCTCTACATCAGAACCGGTCTCTAAAGCATTCTTAATGAAGCATGGATTAATTGCACGCTCGAATTCTGCTGAATTACGAGCAGAGTTAGGACGACGGCTGCGCATCGGCTATACGAACGGTAAGCAGCTCCAAAAACGACTGGCTCTTTTCGGTTTAACCGAAGCAGATGTTGAATCAGCCTTGGCAGAGATCAATAAACCAAATTAA
- a CDS encoding single-stranded DNA-binding protein, whose product MNRLTVVGRIVREVTLKQVGKDRIVLNNVIAVQRLFKSENGQEADFIPFVVWGKKATLIEEYCDKGDLIGLDGRLQSRSYEDDSGERQYVIEMNVDHVQFLQPKKDKTTEF is encoded by the coding sequence ATGAATCGATTGACTGTTGTGGGACGAATTGTGCGAGAAGTGACGTTGAAGCAAGTGGGTAAGGATCGGATTGTACTCAATAATGTGATTGCCGTGCAGCGATTATTTAAGTCGGAGAATGGGCAAGAGGCAGATTTTATTCCGTTCGTTGTCTGGGGCAAGAAGGCAACATTGATTGAAGAATATTGTGATAAAGGGGATTTAATTGGTCTAGATGGACGCTTACAGTCACGTAGTTATGAAGATGATAGTGGGGAGCGACAATATGTGATTGAGATGAATGTCGATCATGTGCAGTTCTTGCAACCTAAAAAAGATAAAACAACTGAATTTTAA
- the rsmA gene encoding 16S rRNA (adenine(1518)-N(6)/adenine(1519)-N(6))-dimethyltransferase RsmA, translating into MTRDIANPSNTIAILKRYNLQAKKSLGQNFLIDTNILEKIVAAGSVDKRTTVIEIGPGIGALTEQIARHAKQVYAFEIDQRLIPVLEETLADYTNIEVFNQDILDVNLSEFERDYLAEAERVVVMANLPYYITTPIIMGILESGLEADQLVFMVQKEVAARMSAEPGTKDYGSLSIALQYFGEPELAFTVPPTVFKPQPNVDSAIIQIKLRDKPAVAVQDEEFFFKLARAGFAQRRKTLWNNMKIAFGKEKDVQARMKEALAAADIDASRRGETLSIAEYGALADALVARDIQFVN; encoded by the coding sequence GTGACTAGAGATATTGCAAATCCAAGCAATACGATTGCGATTTTGAAGCGATATAATTTGCAAGCAAAGAAGAGCTTGGGACAGAATTTCTTAATTGACACGAATATTTTAGAGAAAATTGTAGCAGCAGGATCAGTTGATAAGCGAACAACAGTAATTGAGATTGGGCCAGGGATTGGGGCATTGACGGAACAGATTGCTCGACACGCTAAGCAGGTCTATGCCTTTGAGATTGATCAGCGGTTAATTCCAGTACTGGAAGAGACATTGGCGGATTATACCAATATTGAAGTGTTTAACCAAGATATATTAGACGTTAACCTATCAGAATTTGAGCGTGACTATTTGGCGGAAGCTGAGCGGGTGGTGGTGATGGCGAATTTGCCGTATTATATTACGACACCGATTATTATGGGGATCTTAGAGTCAGGCCTAGAAGCGGATCAGTTAGTCTTTATGGTCCAAAAAGAAGTGGCCGCACGGATGTCAGCTGAACCGGGAACAAAAGATTATGGGTCTCTGTCGATTGCTCTGCAATATTTTGGGGAGCCGGAACTTGCCTTTACGGTGCCACCAACTGTCTTCAAACCACAACCGAATGTGGATTCAGCTATTATTCAGATTAAATTGCGCGATAAACCGGCTGTCGCTGTCCAAGACGAAGAATTTTTCTTCAAACTTGCGAGAGCGGGCTTTGCTCAGCGTCGAAAAACCTTGTGGAATAATATGAAGATTGCATTCGGTAAGGAAAAAGATGTGCAGGCACGTATGAAGGAAGCGTTAGCGGCGGCAGATATTGACGCTTCAAGACGCGGTGAAACATTAAGTATCGCTGAATATGGAGCACTGGCTGATGCGCTAGTTGCTCGGGACATTCAATTTGTAAACTAA
- a CDS encoding TatD family hydrolase, translating into MFFDTHTHINVKQFNEDVEQTIDRAREAGVMRMSVVGFDYPTIERAFDLAAKYEGIYPTIGWHPTEAGSYSDKVEDFLRQALGRQEVVAVGEMGLDYHWMSDPKPVQHEAFRRQIQLAKDVGKPLTIHNRESTEDVYQIMKEVGLPEAGGIMHSFGVNTEWLHKFLDLGFHISLSGVVTFKNAPEVKEIAKEVPLERLLIETDAPYLAPEPNRGKRNEPAYVRYVAEEVARLKELSLEEIATQTTQNANRLFKLADQ; encoded by the coding sequence ATGTTTTTCGATACACATACGCATATTAATGTGAAGCAATTTAATGAAGATGTTGAGCAGACGATAGACCGAGCACGTGAGGCGGGTGTGATGCGCATGTCGGTGGTTGGATTTGATTATCCAACTATTGAGCGGGCTTTTGATCTGGCCGCTAAATATGAAGGGATTTATCCGACAATTGGCTGGCATCCAACTGAAGCGGGTAGCTATTCTGATAAAGTGGAGGACTTTTTGCGTCAAGCTTTAGGGCGTCAAGAGGTCGTGGCAGTTGGTGAGATGGGCTTGGATTATCATTGGATGTCGGATCCGAAGCCTGTTCAGCACGAAGCTTTTCGTCGTCAAATCCAGTTAGCAAAAGATGTTGGTAAGCCATTGACGATTCATAATCGTGAATCGACCGAAGATGTCTATCAGATAATGAAAGAAGTTGGTTTACCAGAAGCGGGGGGGATTATGCATAGTTTTGGTGTGAATACGGAATGGTTGCATAAGTTTTTGGACTTAGGGTTTCATATTTCTTTAAGTGGGGTAGTGACGTTCAAGAATGCACCGGAAGTGAAAGAAATTGCGAAAGAAGTGCCACTCGAGCGCTTACTAATTGAGACAGATGCCCCGTACTTAGCGCCAGAACCGAATCGAGGTAAGCGTAATGAACCGGCTTACGTGCGCTATGTTGCTGAGGAAGTTGCCCGCTTGAAGGAATTATCGCTAGAAGAGATTGCCACACAAACAACTCAAAATGCCAATCGCTTATTTAAGTTGGCGGATCAATGA
- a CDS encoding response regulator transcription factor: MNILMIEDNESVSEMLEMFFMKEDWNATFIPNGQEGLDTYMASPSQFDLLILDVMLPDLDGMAICREIRQSGDNVPIIMLTAKDTESDEVIGLELGADDYVTKPFSPLTLIARIKSIYRRAYEVTDTEVEIKQSNYEIETKHLQMDSETREVFLYGELLENLTPKEFDLLHTLASHPKRVFSREQLLQLVWNYEYFGDERTVDAHIKKLRQKLTPNGPQVIHTVWGVGYKFDDSEAKD; encoded by the coding sequence ATGAATATTTTAATGATTGAAGATAATGAATCTGTCAGTGAAATGCTTGAGATGTTTTTTATGAAAGAAGATTGGAATGCAACGTTCATTCCAAATGGGCAAGAAGGTTTGGATACGTATATGGCGTCTCCAAGTCAATTTGATTTACTAATTTTGGATGTGATGTTACCTGATTTGGATGGGATGGCGATTTGTCGTGAAATCCGTCAGTCAGGCGATAATGTGCCGATCATTATGTTGACTGCGAAGGATACAGAGAGCGATGAAGTGATCGGCTTGGAGCTGGGAGCGGATGATTATGTGACAAAACCGTTCAGCCCATTAACACTAATTGCACGTATTAAATCGATTTATCGCCGGGCTTATGAGGTGACGGATACGGAAGTAGAGATTAAGCAGTCTAATTATGAAATTGAAACAAAGCACTTGCAGATGGATAGCGAAACGCGAGAAGTTTTCTTATACGGTGAGTTATTGGAGAACTTAACGCCGAAAGAATTCGACTTATTGCACACATTGGCGAGTCATCCTAAACGCGTCTTCTCTCGTGAGCAATTATTGCAACTCGTTTGGAATTACGAATACTTCGGTGATGAGCGGACCGTGGATGCACATATTAAGAAGTTACGCCAAAAATTAACACCGAATGGACCACAAGTGATTCATACGGTTTGGGGTGTCGGATATAAGTTTGATGACTCTGAAGCGAAGGATTAG
- a CDS encoding TetR/AcrR family transcriptional regulator, with the protein MDRRQEKTRQAIQEALISEINAHGLHNLTVSSLTKAANINRATFYLHYDNIDDLMESIQADIVHELAQTVDQFNTADLAHNYDDITRLLTDITHLIATHANLLSALLGPNGSSSMRITFEQVIANIVSEKMNELPHWARPAHVMVPDNYVAVMISAIYTSVIWEWFDRGMQESPEAIAQFISEAGIQPIANYGLNQAHH; encoded by the coding sequence ATGGACCGACGTCAGGAAAAAACACGACAAGCCATTCAAGAAGCTTTAATTTCGGAAATCAATGCTCATGGACTGCACAATTTAACGGTGAGCTCGCTGACAAAAGCAGCCAATATTAATCGTGCCACCTTTTACTTGCATTATGATAATATCGATGACTTAATGGAATCGATTCAAGCTGATATTGTTCATGAACTTGCCCAAACCGTTGATCAATTCAATACAGCTGATTTAGCGCATAACTACGATGATATCACCCGATTATTAACCGATATAACGCACCTCATTGCGACTCATGCTAATTTACTCAGCGCCTTACTCGGCCCAAACGGATCATCCAGTATGCGCATTACTTTCGAACAAGTGATTGCCAATATTGTCTCCGAAAAGATGAATGAATTGCCTCATTGGGCGCGTCCTGCTCATGTTATGGTGCCCGATAATTATGTAGCCGTGATGATTTCGGCGATTTATACAAGTGTGATCTGGGAGTGGTTCGACCGCGGCATGCAAGAATCACCTGAAGCAATTGCCCAGTTTATTAGCGAAGCTGGCATTCAACCGATTGCTAACTATGGCTTGAACCAAGCCCATCATTGA
- a CDS encoding ZinT/AdcA family metal-binding protein, with protein sequence MNRFIKRGSIVLVTAGILAGCASESDQQAADSQQVEEPAIDNQDTAEEASDVAQTVDIEGLQDHYHTGDKVKLIAKGDGATWQWVDGNDQVIGDSEMLEIDAKDGLQVKAQALDDNDQIIGESDVMEIHIDDHHGTDGDEVASRIYSGFFYNDEIEARELSDWEGQWQSVHTYLADGDLDEVMEHKAEAADDPEKTAEYYKEYYTKGYETDIQYIDIHGSEVTFTDEEGEQQSADYEHDGHEVLEYERGNRGVRFVFKRVGNNDKMPKYIQFSDHAIAPQEALHYHLYWGDDRQELLDEVEHWPTYYPIDYTIEQIKADMMAH encoded by the coding sequence GTGAATCGTTTTATAAAACGTGGATCGATTGTATTAGTAACTGCGGGAATCCTAGCTGGATGTGCGAGTGAGAGTGATCAACAAGCAGCTGACAGCCAGCAAGTTGAAGAGCCAGCTATTGATAATCAAGATACAGCTGAAGAAGCCAGCGATGTGGCACAAACAGTTGATATCGAGGGCTTACAAGATCACTACCATACGGGTGATAAAGTAAAATTAATTGCCAAAGGTGATGGAGCTACCTGGCAATGGGTTGACGGAAATGATCAAGTCATTGGCGACTCAGAGATGTTAGAAATTGACGCAAAAGATGGCCTGCAAGTGAAAGCACAAGCATTAGATGATAATGATCAAATTATCGGTGAATCAGATGTAATGGAGATTCATATCGATGATCATCACGGAACAGATGGTGATGAAGTTGCTTCACGGATATATAGCGGATTTTTCTACAATGATGAAATTGAAGCGCGTGAGTTAAGTGATTGGGAAGGGCAGTGGCAGTCTGTTCATACCTACTTAGCGGATGGAGACTTAGATGAAGTGATGGAGCATAAGGCTGAAGCAGCGGATGATCCGGAAAAAACTGCTGAGTATTACAAAGAATATTACACTAAAGGATATGAGACTGATATTCAGTATATTGATATTCACGGCTCAGAAGTCACCTTCACGGATGAAGAAGGCGAACAACAATCAGCTGATTACGAGCATGATGGCCATGAAGTCCTTGAATATGAACGGGGAAACCGTGGTGTACGTTTTGTCTTCAAGCGAGTAGGCAACAATGATAAGATGCCAAAATATATTCAGTTCTCTGATCATGCTATCGCGCCACAAGAGGCTCTTCACTACCACTTATACTGGGGCGATGATCGTCAAGAACTCTTAGATGAAGTTGAGCACTGGCCAACCTACTATCCTATTGATTACACGATCGAACAGATCAAAGCAGATATGATGGCGCACTAA
- the argS gene encoding arginine--tRNA ligase, with translation MNIQAEIAQIIHAQLDNQLTVEDIHQLLEAPKQEEHGDVAFPTFQLAKIFRQNPAEIAKNLAEKLDNDLIEKVEVVGPYINFFLNRSKVSQAVIQDVQSRGKDYGSLELGSGNVPIDMSSPNIAKPMSMGHLRSTVIGNAIGNILAKVGYTPIRINHLGDWGTQFGKLIYAYQQWGDEQAIENEPIAELLRIYVKFHDEAEKDPALDDQGRLWFHKLEQGDETAWQLWERFRNVSLKEFNKIYDRLHIEFDSTKGEAFYNDKMQPILDELEDKQLTVLDEGAYIVDLEAYDLNPALIKKKDGATLYITRDLAAANYRHETYDFAQSLYVVGHEQANHFAQLKAVLAEMGREWQEDMHHIQFGLITKDGQKLSTRKGKVILLEDVLDEAAAKALEQIEAKNPNLANKEDVAEQVGVGAVVFHDLQNDRKNSFDFTIDEVVQFEGETGPYVQYTRVRALSILENAGYERQPHTNLVGLDDDYSWRVVKLIEEFSQAIARAYRNYEPSIITKYILSLAQAFNRFYANVHVMEAGENKESLLALVDATQEVIHIGLDLLGVPSPEEM, from the coding sequence GTGAATATTCAAGCAGAGATAGCACAAATTATCCATGCACAACTAGATAACCAATTAACAGTAGAGGACATTCACCAACTACTGGAAGCCCCTAAACAAGAAGAACACGGAGACGTTGCTTTCCCAACGTTCCAATTGGCTAAAATTTTCCGCCAAAACCCAGCTGAAATCGCTAAAAACTTAGCTGAGAAATTAGATAATGACTTAATTGAAAAGGTTGAAGTCGTAGGACCTTACATTAACTTCTTCCTTAATCGCTCAAAAGTATCTCAGGCTGTTATTCAAGATGTTCAATCACGCGGTAAGGATTATGGATCGCTTGAACTCGGCAGTGGTAATGTGCCGATTGACATGTCCAGTCCTAATATTGCCAAACCTATGTCAATGGGTCACTTGCGTTCAACCGTTATCGGGAATGCAATCGGGAATATTTTGGCTAAAGTTGGCTATACCCCAATTCGTATCAACCACTTAGGCGATTGGGGAACCCAATTTGGTAAGTTGATTTACGCCTACCAACAATGGGGCGATGAACAAGCCATCGAAAATGAACCAATTGCAGAATTGCTTCGTATTTACGTTAAGTTCCACGACGAAGCTGAAAAAGATCCCGCTTTAGATGATCAAGGCCGTCTGTGGTTCCATAAATTAGAACAAGGCGATGAAACAGCTTGGCAATTATGGGAAAGATTCCGTAATGTCTCTTTAAAAGAATTCAACAAAATTTATGATCGTCTTCATATTGAATTTGATTCAACTAAAGGAGAAGCCTTCTACAACGATAAAATGCAGCCCATCTTAGATGAGTTGGAAGACAAGCAGTTGACCGTCCTGGATGAAGGAGCTTATATTGTTGATTTAGAAGCATATGATCTAAACCCAGCCCTCATTAAGAAAAAAGACGGAGCAACTCTCTACATTACACGTGACTTAGCTGCTGCGAACTACCGTCATGAGACCTATGACTTTGCTCAGAGTTTATACGTGGTCGGCCACGAGCAAGCCAATCACTTCGCTCAACTAAAAGCGGTCTTAGCTGAGATGGGACGCGAATGGCAAGAAGACATGCACCACATTCAATTCGGTCTTATTACCAAAGATGGCCAGAAGCTCTCTACTCGTAAAGGGAAAGTCATCTTATTAGAAGATGTTCTAGATGAAGCAGCTGCTAAAGCTTTAGAGCAAATTGAAGCGAAAAATCCTAACTTAGCGAATAAAGAAGACGTGGCAGAACAAGTCGGTGTGGGGGCTGTTGTATTCCACGACTTACAAAATGACCGTAAAAATAGCTTCGACTTTACAATTGATGAAGTTGTTCAATTCGAAGGCGAAACCGGTCCATATGTTCAATACACACGTGTTCGGGCCTTAAGCATCTTGGAAAATGCTGGCTACGAACGCCAACCACATACTAACTTAGTCGGCTTAGACGATGATTACAGTTGGCGTGTAGTGAAACTAATCGAGGAATTCTCACAAGCCATTGCGCGAGCGTACCGTAACTACGAACCATCAATCATTACTAAATATATTTTAAGCTTAGCGCAAGCATTCAACCGTTTCTATGCCAATGTTCATGTGATGGAAGCTGGTGAGAATAAAGAAAGTTTACTCGCTCTAGTTGATGCCACTCAGGAAGTCATCCATATCGGTCTTGACTTACTTGGTGTCCCATCACCAGAAGAGATGTAA
- a CDS encoding ABC transporter ATP-binding protein, translated as MSYIDVINESKFFTSGESKVMANDQMTFNIEKGEFAVIVGPSGAGKTTVLNILGGMDSADEGKVIIDGKNIAEFDTKQLTQYRRDDVGFIFQSYNLIPNLTAKENVDFAAEISPDALDSEKVLEDVGLGHRKDNFPAQLSGGEQQRVAIARALAKKPKLLLCDEPTGALDFETGKKVLELLQFSKEQYGATVVVITHNQAIAPIADRVIEIADAKVRNMTINESPASVDSIEW; from the coding sequence ATGAGTTATATTGATGTAATTAATGAGTCGAAATTCTTCACCTCAGGAGAATCTAAGGTGATGGCCAATGATCAGATGACGTTCAATATTGAAAAAGGCGAATTTGCAGTAATTGTGGGGCCATCTGGGGCGGGAAAGACGACCGTGCTGAATATTTTAGGAGGCATGGATTCGGCGGATGAAGGAAAGGTTATTATTGATGGCAAAAATATTGCTGAGTTCGATACGAAACAACTGACCCAGTATCGTCGCGATGATGTGGGATTTATTTTTCAATCGTATAATTTAATTCCTAATCTGACAGCGAAGGAAAATGTTGATTTTGCCGCTGAGATTTCGCCAGATGCACTGGATTCAGAAAAAGTACTGGAGGATGTGGGGTTAGGTCATCGGAAAGATAATTTTCCTGCTCAGTTATCGGGTGGGGAGCAACAACGTGTGGCGATTGCTCGAGCGTTGGCGAAGAAGCCGAAGCTCCTCTTATGTGATGAACCGACTGGCGCACTAGACTTTGAAACAGGTAAAAAGGTGCTGGAATTGCTTCAGTTTTCTAAAGAACAATATGGTGCGACAGTGGTTGTTATTACGCATAACCAAGCGATTGCGCCGATTGCTGATCGGGTAATCGAAATTGCCGATGCAAAAGTACGGAACATGACGATCAACGAGTCACCGGCTAGTGTTGACTCGATTGAATGGTAG
- a CDS encoding class I SAM-dependent rRNA methyltransferase gives MKTKQVRELATNRIKAGYPAIEELDFASRLGREDKDGDLLRLIGHNEEFLGLGYLGKENRSVGWMLTNQEETIDQYFFQKLFMDAKAKRGSLYADEGTNAFRVFNGAGDGLGGLTIDYYNDYYVVSLYNQGIYRFLDAIQQALFDVFKEANGIYEKKNVAGKPTQSRLIHGEEAPEPHLVRENGIRYATYLNDGWMTGIFLDQRHVRAAMMNQYAVGKRLLNLFSYTGAFSVAGAMGGATQTVNIDLANRSKELTAEQFEVNGLNPDDHEIRVIDTASYLDYAKKHALEFGVIVIDPPTFARSKAGTWRIEEDYPQVIADSLAVLETGGTLIASTNAWMLSADEFYDLILVGFKQAGVDGEVIETYGLPEDFPTNRQYIESQYLKVFVLRKLN, from the coding sequence ATGAAGACAAAGCAAGTAAGAGAATTAGCAACTAACCGTATTAAAGCGGGCTACCCCGCCATTGAGGAGTTGGATTTCGCTTCGCGACTTGGCCGGGAGGATAAAGATGGCGATTTACTCCGTCTGATTGGCCATAATGAAGAGTTCTTAGGTCTTGGCTACTTAGGAAAAGAGAATCGCTCAGTTGGCTGGATGTTAACGAATCAAGAAGAGACGATTGACCAATATTTCTTCCAAAAGTTATTCATGGACGCTAAAGCAAAACGTGGTTCATTGTATGCGGATGAAGGGACAAATGCTTTTCGTGTTTTCAATGGTGCTGGCGATGGACTGGGTGGCTTAACGATTGATTATTATAATGACTATTATGTTGTCTCGCTATACAATCAAGGGATTTATCGCTTCTTAGATGCTATTCAGCAAGCACTGTTTGATGTATTCAAGGAGGCTAATGGGATCTATGAGAAGAAAAATGTGGCCGGTAAACCTACTCAGAGTCGTCTGATTCATGGAGAAGAAGCCCCAGAACCGCATCTTGTCCGTGAAAATGGCATTCGTTATGCCACGTACTTAAATGACGGCTGGATGACGGGGATTTTTCTTGATCAACGTCATGTGCGAGCAGCGATGATGAATCAGTATGCGGTGGGTAAGCGTTTATTGAATTTGTTTAGCTATACGGGAGCCTTTTCCGTAGCAGGAGCGATGGGCGGAGCGACTCAGACAGTTAATATCGACCTAGCCAATCGTTCAAAAGAACTAACAGCAGAGCAGTTTGAAGTCAATGGGCTCAATCCTGATGATCATGAAATTCGCGTGATTGATACGGCTTCATATCTTGATTATGCTAAAAAACATGCCCTTGAGTTTGGAGTAATTGTGATTGATCCACCAACATTTGCGCGGAGTAAAGCAGGAACATGGCGGATTGAAGAAGATTATCCACAAGTGATTGCGGATAGTCTGGCTGTGTTAGAGACAGGTGGGACACTGATTGCTTCGACCAATGCATGGATGTTATCGGCAGATGAGTTTTATGACTTAATTTTGGTAGGTTTCAAGCAAGCGGGTGTGGATGGTGAAGTGATTGAGACATATGGCCTTCCAGAAGATTTCCCCACAAATCGTCAATATATCGAAAGCCAATATTTGAAAGTCTTTGTCTTACGAAAATTAAATTAG